One stretch of Oncorhynchus masou masou isolate Uvic2021 chromosome 9, UVic_Omas_1.1, whole genome shotgun sequence DNA includes these proteins:
- the LOC135545713 gene encoding C-terminal-binding protein 1 isoform X3, protein MHPRPLVALLDGRDCTIEMPILKDVATVAFCDAQSTQEIHEKVLNEAVGALLYHTITLSRDDLDKFKGLRVIVRIGSGYDNVDIKAAAELGIAVCNVPASSVEETADTSLCLILNLYRRVTWMHQALREGTRASSVEQIREVAGDAARIRGETLGIIGLGRVGQAVALRAKAFGFGVIFYDPYLPDGVERSLGLQRMATLQDLLIHSDCVSLHCSLNEHNHHLINDFTIKQMRQGAFLVNSARGGLVDEKALAQALKEGRIRGAALDVHETEPFSFSQGPLKDAPNLICTPHTSWYSEQASIEAREEAAREVRRAITGRIPDSLKNCVNKEYLMAASQWPSMEVATVHPELNIASAYRFPAGLISVAAGGLTGAGAGVEALALAHAIAPVSHPPHAPSPGQPSKAEADRDISSDQ, encoded by the exons ATGCACCCCCGGCCCCTGGTGGCCCTGCTGGACGGGCGTGACTGCACCATAGAGATGCCCATCCTCAAGGACGTGGCCACTGTGGCCTTCTGTGATGCCCAGTCCACCCAGGAGATCCATGAgaag GTGTTGAACGAGGCGGTGGGGGCTCTGCTCTACCATACCATCACTCTCTCTCGAGACGACCTGGACAAGTTCAAAGGCCTCCGAGTCATCGTCAGGATCGGCAGCGGCTATGACAACGTCGACATCAAAGCCGCAGCTGAGCTGG GCATCGCGGTGTGTAACGTGCCGGCGTCGTCGGTGGAGGAGACGGCCGACACATCCTTGTGTCTGATCCTAAACCTGTACCGTCGGGTCACCTGGATGCACCAGGCCCTGAGGGAGGGCACCAGGGCCTCCAGCGTGGAGCAGATCAGGGAGGTAGCCGGCGACGCTGCCCGCATCCGGGGGGAGACGCTGGGCATCATCGGCCTGG GTCGTGTGGGCCAGGCGGTGGCTCTGCGGGCCAAGGCGTTTGGTTTCGGGGTGATCTTCTACGACCCATACCTGCCTGATGGTGTGGAGCGCTCCCTGGGCCTGCAGAGGATGGCTACCCTCCAGGACCTGCTCATCcactctgactgtgtctctctacacTGCAGCCTCAACGAACACAACCACCACCTCATCAATGACTTCACCATCAAACAG ATGCGTCAGGGAGCGTTCCTGGTGAACTCTGCGCGGGGGGGTCTGGTGGATGAGAAGGCTCTGGCTCAGGCCCTGAAGGAAGGACGTATACGAGGAGCCGCGCTGGACGTCCACGAGACAGAGCCCTTCAG TTTCTCACAGGGCCCCCTGAAAGATGCTCCCAACCTCATCTGTACCCCCCACACCTCCTGGTACAGTGAGCAGGCCTCCATCGAGGCCAGAGAGGAGGCAGCCAGGGAGGTGCGCCGTGCCATCACTG gTCGTATTCCAGACAGTCTGAAGAACTGTGTGAATAAGGAGTATCTGATGGCAGCGTCACAGTGGCCCAGTATGGAGGTTGCGACAGTCCACCCCGAACTCAACATAGCCTCAGCATACAG gtttccTGCAGGTCTGATAAGTGTGGCAGCAGGGGGTTTGACAGGGGCAGGTGCAGGGGTAGAGGCTCTGGCCCTGGCTCACGCCATCGCCCCTGTGTCCCATCCCCCCCATGCCCCATCGCCAGGGCAACCCAGCAAGgctgaggcagacagagacatctcctctgaCCAATAG
- the LOC135545713 gene encoding C-terminal-binding protein 1 isoform X1, whose protein sequence is MALMDKHKVKRQRLDRICEGIRPPILNGPMHPRPLVALLDGRDCTIEMPILKDVATVAFCDAQSTQEIHEKVLNEAVGALLYHTITLSRDDLDKFKGLRVIVRIGSGYDNVDIKAAAELGIAVCNVPASSVEETADTSLCLILNLYRRVTWMHQALREGTRASSVEQIREVAGDAARIRGETLGIIGLGRVGQAVALRAKAFGFGVIFYDPYLPDGVERSLGLQRMATLQDLLIHSDCVSLHCSLNEHNHHLINDFTIKQMRQGAFLVNSARGGLVDEKALAQALKEGRIRGAALDVHETEPFSFSQGPLKDAPNLICTPHTSWYSEQASIEAREEAAREVRRAITGRIPDSLKNCVNKEYLMAASQWPSMEVATVHPELNIASAYRFPAGLISVAAGGLTGAGAGVEALALAHAIAPVSHPPHAPSPGQPSKAEADRDISSDQ, encoded by the exons ATGGCTCTAATGGACAAGCACAAAGTCAAGCGGCAGAGACTTGACCGCATCTGTGAGG GCATCCGCCCCCCCATCCTGAACGGGCCCATGCACCCCCGGCCCCTGGTGGCCCTGCTGGACGGGCGTGACTGCACCATAGAGATGCCCATCCTCAAGGACGTGGCCACTGTGGCCTTCTGTGATGCCCAGTCCACCCAGGAGATCCATGAgaag GTGTTGAACGAGGCGGTGGGGGCTCTGCTCTACCATACCATCACTCTCTCTCGAGACGACCTGGACAAGTTCAAAGGCCTCCGAGTCATCGTCAGGATCGGCAGCGGCTATGACAACGTCGACATCAAAGCCGCAGCTGAGCTGG GCATCGCGGTGTGTAACGTGCCGGCGTCGTCGGTGGAGGAGACGGCCGACACATCCTTGTGTCTGATCCTAAACCTGTACCGTCGGGTCACCTGGATGCACCAGGCCCTGAGGGAGGGCACCAGGGCCTCCAGCGTGGAGCAGATCAGGGAGGTAGCCGGCGACGCTGCCCGCATCCGGGGGGAGACGCTGGGCATCATCGGCCTGG GTCGTGTGGGCCAGGCGGTGGCTCTGCGGGCCAAGGCGTTTGGTTTCGGGGTGATCTTCTACGACCCATACCTGCCTGATGGTGTGGAGCGCTCCCTGGGCCTGCAGAGGATGGCTACCCTCCAGGACCTGCTCATCcactctgactgtgtctctctacacTGCAGCCTCAACGAACACAACCACCACCTCATCAATGACTTCACCATCAAACAG ATGCGTCAGGGAGCGTTCCTGGTGAACTCTGCGCGGGGGGGTCTGGTGGATGAGAAGGCTCTGGCTCAGGCCCTGAAGGAAGGACGTATACGAGGAGCCGCGCTGGACGTCCACGAGACAGAGCCCTTCAG TTTCTCACAGGGCCCCCTGAAAGATGCTCCCAACCTCATCTGTACCCCCCACACCTCCTGGTACAGTGAGCAGGCCTCCATCGAGGCCAGAGAGGAGGCAGCCAGGGAGGTGCGCCGTGCCATCACTG gTCGTATTCCAGACAGTCTGAAGAACTGTGTGAATAAGGAGTATCTGATGGCAGCGTCACAGTGGCCCAGTATGGAGGTTGCGACAGTCCACCCCGAACTCAACATAGCCTCAGCATACAG gtttccTGCAGGTCTGATAAGTGTGGCAGCAGGGGGTTTGACAGGGGCAGGTGCAGGGGTAGAGGCTCTGGCCCTGGCTCACGCCATCGCCCCTGTGTCCCATCCCCCCCATGCCCCATCGCCAGGGCAACCCAGCAAGgctgaggcagacagagacatctcctctgaCCAATAG
- the LOC135545713 gene encoding C-terminal-binding protein 1 isoform X2 — translation MQGIRPPILNGPMHPRPLVALLDGRDCTIEMPILKDVATVAFCDAQSTQEIHEKVLNEAVGALLYHTITLSRDDLDKFKGLRVIVRIGSGYDNVDIKAAAELGIAVCNVPASSVEETADTSLCLILNLYRRVTWMHQALREGTRASSVEQIREVAGDAARIRGETLGIIGLGRVGQAVALRAKAFGFGVIFYDPYLPDGVERSLGLQRMATLQDLLIHSDCVSLHCSLNEHNHHLINDFTIKQMRQGAFLVNSARGGLVDEKALAQALKEGRIRGAALDVHETEPFSFSQGPLKDAPNLICTPHTSWYSEQASIEAREEAAREVRRAITGRIPDSLKNCVNKEYLMAASQWPSMEVATVHPELNIASAYRFPAGLISVAAGGLTGAGAGVEALALAHAIAPVSHPPHAPSPGQPSKAEADRDISSDQ, via the exons ATGCAAG GCATCCGCCCCCCCATCCTGAACGGGCCCATGCACCCCCGGCCCCTGGTGGCCCTGCTGGACGGGCGTGACTGCACCATAGAGATGCCCATCCTCAAGGACGTGGCCACTGTGGCCTTCTGTGATGCCCAGTCCACCCAGGAGATCCATGAgaag GTGTTGAACGAGGCGGTGGGGGCTCTGCTCTACCATACCATCACTCTCTCTCGAGACGACCTGGACAAGTTCAAAGGCCTCCGAGTCATCGTCAGGATCGGCAGCGGCTATGACAACGTCGACATCAAAGCCGCAGCTGAGCTGG GCATCGCGGTGTGTAACGTGCCGGCGTCGTCGGTGGAGGAGACGGCCGACACATCCTTGTGTCTGATCCTAAACCTGTACCGTCGGGTCACCTGGATGCACCAGGCCCTGAGGGAGGGCACCAGGGCCTCCAGCGTGGAGCAGATCAGGGAGGTAGCCGGCGACGCTGCCCGCATCCGGGGGGAGACGCTGGGCATCATCGGCCTGG GTCGTGTGGGCCAGGCGGTGGCTCTGCGGGCCAAGGCGTTTGGTTTCGGGGTGATCTTCTACGACCCATACCTGCCTGATGGTGTGGAGCGCTCCCTGGGCCTGCAGAGGATGGCTACCCTCCAGGACCTGCTCATCcactctgactgtgtctctctacacTGCAGCCTCAACGAACACAACCACCACCTCATCAATGACTTCACCATCAAACAG ATGCGTCAGGGAGCGTTCCTGGTGAACTCTGCGCGGGGGGGTCTGGTGGATGAGAAGGCTCTGGCTCAGGCCCTGAAGGAAGGACGTATACGAGGAGCCGCGCTGGACGTCCACGAGACAGAGCCCTTCAG TTTCTCACAGGGCCCCCTGAAAGATGCTCCCAACCTCATCTGTACCCCCCACACCTCCTGGTACAGTGAGCAGGCCTCCATCGAGGCCAGAGAGGAGGCAGCCAGGGAGGTGCGCCGTGCCATCACTG gTCGTATTCCAGACAGTCTGAAGAACTGTGTGAATAAGGAGTATCTGATGGCAGCGTCACAGTGGCCCAGTATGGAGGTTGCGACAGTCCACCCCGAACTCAACATAGCCTCAGCATACAG gtttccTGCAGGTCTGATAAGTGTGGCAGCAGGGGGTTTGACAGGGGCAGGTGCAGGGGTAGAGGCTCTGGCCCTGGCTCACGCCATCGCCCCTGTGTCCCATCCCCCCCATGCCCCATCGCCAGGGCAACCCAGCAAGgctgaggcagacagagacatctcctctgaCCAATAG
- the LOC135545713 gene encoding C-terminal-binding protein 2 isoform X4, producing the protein MALMDKHKVKRQRLDRICEGIRPPILNGPMHPRPLVALLDGRDCTIEMPILKDVATVAFCDAQSTQEIHEKVLNEAVGALLYHTITLSRDDLDKFKGLRVIVRIGSGYDNVDIKAAAELGIAVCNVPASSVEETADTSLCLILNLYRRVTWMHQALREGTRASSVEQIREVAGDAARIRGETLGIIGLGRVGQAVALRAKAFGFGVIFYDPYLPDGVERSLGLQRMATLQDLLIHSDCVSLHCSLNEHNHHLINDFTIKQMRQGAFLVNSARGGLVDEKALAQALKEGRIRGAALDVHETEPFSFSQGPLKDAPNLICTPHTSWYSEQASIEAREEAAREVRRAITGRIPDSLKNCVNKEYLMAASQWPSMEVATVHPELNIASAYR; encoded by the exons ATGGCTCTAATGGACAAGCACAAAGTCAAGCGGCAGAGACTTGACCGCATCTGTGAGG GCATCCGCCCCCCCATCCTGAACGGGCCCATGCACCCCCGGCCCCTGGTGGCCCTGCTGGACGGGCGTGACTGCACCATAGAGATGCCCATCCTCAAGGACGTGGCCACTGTGGCCTTCTGTGATGCCCAGTCCACCCAGGAGATCCATGAgaag GTGTTGAACGAGGCGGTGGGGGCTCTGCTCTACCATACCATCACTCTCTCTCGAGACGACCTGGACAAGTTCAAAGGCCTCCGAGTCATCGTCAGGATCGGCAGCGGCTATGACAACGTCGACATCAAAGCCGCAGCTGAGCTGG GCATCGCGGTGTGTAACGTGCCGGCGTCGTCGGTGGAGGAGACGGCCGACACATCCTTGTGTCTGATCCTAAACCTGTACCGTCGGGTCACCTGGATGCACCAGGCCCTGAGGGAGGGCACCAGGGCCTCCAGCGTGGAGCAGATCAGGGAGGTAGCCGGCGACGCTGCCCGCATCCGGGGGGAGACGCTGGGCATCATCGGCCTGG GTCGTGTGGGCCAGGCGGTGGCTCTGCGGGCCAAGGCGTTTGGTTTCGGGGTGATCTTCTACGACCCATACCTGCCTGATGGTGTGGAGCGCTCCCTGGGCCTGCAGAGGATGGCTACCCTCCAGGACCTGCTCATCcactctgactgtgtctctctacacTGCAGCCTCAACGAACACAACCACCACCTCATCAATGACTTCACCATCAAACAG ATGCGTCAGGGAGCGTTCCTGGTGAACTCTGCGCGGGGGGGTCTGGTGGATGAGAAGGCTCTGGCTCAGGCCCTGAAGGAAGGACGTATACGAGGAGCCGCGCTGGACGTCCACGAGACAGAGCCCTTCAG TTTCTCACAGGGCCCCCTGAAAGATGCTCCCAACCTCATCTGTACCCCCCACACCTCCTGGTACAGTGAGCAGGCCTCCATCGAGGCCAGAGAGGAGGCAGCCAGGGAGGTGCGCCGTGCCATCACTG gTCGTATTCCAGACAGTCTGAAGAACTGTGTGAATAAGGAGTATCTGATGGCAGCGTCACAGTGGCCCAGTATGGAGGTTGCGACAGTCCACCCCGAACTCAACATAGCCTCAGCATACAGGTGA